The nucleotide window GATTTTTATTGTTctcccttatttatttatttgttaatgtaGTTGCCTTCTTACAggataaatttcattttaaaataaatggccACATTATCTCcttatatgaaattataatcataagcaaataaaactataaaagagAATAGTATATTTAAAGTTCACATTCATCTCTTGTTAAAGTTCAATATGAGTTACATTTTTTATGGTTGAattggtgataaaaaaaaaagaaaggaaaaagagaaagatatgaGGTTGATTTCTCTCGATagtaaaatactaataattaatcactaatattgtcaataaaaaattatttttaagtgaaatatattttttaattcttatatttttgttaaatcttATTTTAGTCTCCCCAACTTGAATATCATACAATTTACCTcctaaacataattaaaaaaaatgtttttaagtcTCTTCTTACAAcctgaagttaaaaaaaatgcaaaaaattagAGAGTAAGGGCATGAACAAACGCAGCGTTTTGGAGGGCGAGGAGTCTCTGTTGTGAGAGATCTCAGATTTGAGGTTTGGAGTGGCTGTCCTTCAGATCTCTGGTTTTCAGCTTCGTTTTCCGTCCTGTGTGGTGGATAATGTGATTGATTCTTGAGTGTTTGCTAACGTTGTTTAACAATGTGATTGCATTTTCTTACACTTCAAAATTTGTCAGAAATTACTCGTAAGTGTTTGGTTTTGGGGGGCAACTAGTTATTATCATCACATCACACAAGATTGATTGGCATGGAGACTAATCCACTTCCACTGCCACTTATCTTGTTCGTCTTTTCGGTATGTATGGATTTAGGGTTTGCATTTACACCCCccatctctctctttttttttttttttaattaactcttTCTTTCAATTACCTGCGCAGCTTTTGTTTTCTGCTCTAGATTCTTCAGACTCCAAGTAACAAACAACTCCGAATTCCTTTTTGAGTCTTTGCTTTTCTATTTCTTCCAAACCCctcatttcttttctcttctcttctacAGATCTTCTCCCCTCCTCTATGACTGTGACCAATGCCATCGCACCAAGGAACGCGATGTTTCTACAACTAGAAGCCGCGATGAAAAGGACGTTGGTATAATTGCAACATACAGTGATTCTGCTTCTGGCCATGTTCGACTCGCTAGGTTGAAAATGAGGGATTTATCTGATTCCTGGATTTGGGAAAACCCTACTCATCAATATCAAAAGACCTCCCGGGTATGTACTGTCTTGTGCTGTAAATGGTTTTTCCCCTATTAACTACTCCCTGTCtgctaatattaattattcagGAATTCATGGAATCATTTCAAACTGAATCCAATCCCAACCACTCCACAGATGAACATTATCCTGAACAAAGCAGAGTTCAAATTCCCCGTTCCTCATCAATGACTATGACGCCCATGAAGATCAAGCGCcgggtaattttttaattttgtctttaactacttaaccaatataaaaataatagggACAGGGGTGCCACTTCTCAATCTAAtcttatatatgaatttttataattttacttgtagtgtttcttaaaatttaatcaatgtcttctattttctttatgtTTGGTTCGCTCAATTATTTTGTCCCTGTGATTGGTCCCTTCAGAAATAAAAATGGCTAATCTTGCCTCGATAGAGATAAGTGGAAGAGTGtttgttctattttcttttttccctgctgatttttttttataaatattttccaatCCCTTAGGTAATGCGGCAAGACAGAAGGAAAGCTCGTGCAGCTGAACTTACTCGGGAAGACAAAGAAAATGACGATCACATTGTATCAGCAGCAATTGAACACACTGAAGGATTTGATACCACTATCAAGGGAAAGTATGGTATATGGAGGAGAGAATATGAGAACCCAAATTCCGATTCAACGCTGAAACTCATGCAAGATCAAATAATAATGGCCAAAGCTTATGCCAACATTGCAAAGTCTAAGAATAAAACTGTTCTATACGAAGCTCTTATCAAGCACTCCAGAGATAGTCAACAAGCTATAGGAGAAGCCAGTTCTGATACCGAGCTTCACCTTGGGTATTTTTGTATTTCCTTGGTCTTCTTTCTCTGgcttattagatttttttcaattttcatgcaAGGTTACCATTTATTGCATTTGCTAGAGCACTTGATCGAGCAAAAGCTATGGGTCATGTTCTTTCCATAGCAAAGGACCAACTTTATGACTGCCTTTTGGTGTCAAGGAAGTTAAGGGCAATGCTTCAATCAACTGAAGATAAAGTGAATAtacagaagaaaagaagtgcATTCTTGATTCAGCTGGCTGCAAAAACTGTGCCTAGACCATTGCATTGCCTTCCCCTGCAACTTGCAGCGAATTATTACCTGCAGGGTTATCATAAGAAAGGAAATCTTgacaaagaaaagattgaagatCCATCTCTTTATCATTATGCCATCTTCTCTGATAATGTACTGGCTGCATCTGTGGTTGTTAATTCTACTGTACAGAATGCAAAGGAACCTGAGAAGCATGTTTTCCATATAGTGACGGATAAATTGAATTTTGCAGCTATGAGAATGTGGTTTCTCATCAACCCTCCTTCTAAAGCAACCATTGAAGTTCAGAATGTTGATGATTTCAAGTGGCTGAATTCCTCATATTGTTCTGTTCTACGTCAGCTTGAATCGGCAAGAATCAAGGAATATTACTTTAAGGCTAATCATCCTTCTTCCCTCTCTGTTGGTTCTGACAATCTAAAATATAGAAATCCTAAATATTTGTCAATGCTAAATCACTTAAGGTTCTACCTTCCTGAAGTTTATCCAAAATTAAACAGAATTCTATTCTTGGATGATGACATTGTAGTGCAGAGAGATTTGACACCTCTTTGGTCAATTGATTTGAAAGGTATGGTGAATGGTGCCGTGGAGACATGCAAGGAGAGTTTCCATAGGTTTGATAAATACCTAAACTTTAGTAATCCACTGATTTCCAACAACTTCAGTCCTGAGGCGTGTGGCTGGGCATTTGGCATGAATATGTTTGACTTGAAGGAGTGGAAGAAACGAAACATCACTGGTATCTATCATCGGTGGCAAGATATGGTAAATTTCACTGATCTTATTCCTTCTTTTTATAGtttatccatatatatatatagtagttgCCTGAAGATTGATTTTATGAAATTAGTTGCCTGAAGATTCCTATGTGTGCATCATGCCAatgtttattttcttgtcaggCCTCAACTTCAAATACTGGAAGGCCAAGTTTACTGTTTTGTGCATGTAGATAGTAGTGTTGTCTTCTTATCTGATGTAGAATTAATCCTTTGCAGAATGAGGATAGAACCCTCTGGAAGCTTGGAACCTTACCCCCAGGACTAATCACCTTTTATAATCTGACCTATCCGTTAGATCGAGGCTGGCATGTTTTGGGACTTGGCTATGACCCGGCTCTGAACCTAACAGAGATAGAGAATGGCGCTGTCATTCACTACAATGGAAACTACAAGCCATGGTTGAATCTTGCTGTTTCCAAATATAAATCGTACTGGTCCAGATATGTTATGTTCGATAATCCATATCTTCGAGTTTGCAACCTTAGCGAATAGTGAATTTTTGTGCCCTACACTAGCAGATTGTACTTTTTGAGAATGGTACCACACTACAACGTAATATAGTTGTCTCTTTCCAGAGAAACTGAAATTGATTGACTCATCAAATtaggaattaaattaattaattgataaaatttaaaaatgttttttctatGCCAAAAGTCTAATTAAGTaaatagtttataaaatttaaaatattttttttaggttaaaatgtatttttggttcttattattttttttttaattttgtatttgatcTTAATTTTTTCTTGACACTTGGTtcctgaaaattttaatttgtattttgttcCTACATCTACATTGGTCATGTTAACTGACCAAATACAATGAGTGGGTTTGGACTGGATTGACAAGCTCGATCCATTTTGCATCTAATTAGGGCTCAAAACTTAGAGCCTAAACATAAGGCTTAGACTCTTACTTGGACTAAAAAGGTCCACATTGAATTTGAGGCAATTGTTTTGTGcacctaaaagaaatgttgtgCATCTAGTAATTTAAGTGTAGTGGCAAAAATGTGTTtcgtttaaaaatttaaaaatccttCTCCTCTCCCTCACCCTTACATACTGCTGTTGTGCCCCTTCTTCGTTTTTGCTTCCTCTTGTGTTGTCAATGTCTCACCTCTGATTGTTGCTGCCACTTCCCGCCATTGCCGTGAGTgccttcctcttcttcgttttGATGCTGTGTTTGGGTGCTTCATTTGAAGGATTGAAATACCGTATATTGCAGACGGATTAGCAATTTGTATGGAATATACGACATCTAACTTTGGACAGGCTTAACTAGCTTGATCCATTTTGCTTAATTAAGGAATAAGCATATTTGTGTTTACATTTTCCTCTGTGCTTTTAATAGGAAGTTAAAGAGCAATTTTAATATTTCGACAAGACCATTAATATAGTGTTTTATGAAAATTTGGAAGCAATTAGTCACATGGACAAGCACCACAAGGGTCTAGTACATAATATCATAAAACATGTCAATTTATACCATCTTATATTGTTAACAATAATGATACAATCACTATTGTGCCACAATCATCATCGTGCACTGCCAGTGACTCCAAACCAACTAGCGAACCATCCCTCTAGTCCACTAAAGAGatgcagaaaagaaaaaggagtgtatggttgaagagttCCTTCGTTTTACTCATGGCAAGGTGAGACCCTCGTCGGATTTGATGCAATTCTTCTTTGCCCTTAACGGCAAGGGTGAGGCCACACAAAAAGaagggatttttttaaaatgatttgtaatttttaaaataaaataaaggtctgGGTCTGATTGTCTTAAATCACAGTTTTGGAATGGGTTAGTAGGGAGGTATGGCGATCGATTTGTGGGTTTTGCGATTTGGGCACCAGTAGAATTACTGGTACAcccaacaaattttttaaattcccATGATACCCCTCCCTAATAACTTCTTCTTcagctttttgttttttaatgtttCTTCATGCGagcttgttattttttttccttcacctTCGTTATATTGTGAGAGGTGTTCCGGTGAGAGTTGCTCATTCGTTGTTGTGTCCTCTTTGGTGGAGGTGCATTGTTTATAGTGGTTCGTGGGTAAGTGGCGGTTGTAGCGGTGGTTGGTTTGACCATTAACGACGGAGGTAAGGTGTTTGATCTGGTCTTTTTCCTGTTAAACTTACATATTGATAATCTGTAAATTGTATATAACTTACGGATTAGTAATCTGTAAGACGACATCCTCCACATGAAGAGTCTCAAAGTTATGGAAAACACTTGTAATGAGTAGATTTATCATTCAGGATGATAATCACCTCTCTTACTGGCAAATGGAAATTACTAGTTTCCTTATGTCACCTCTCTGCAAAAGCAGACATAAGTCCCCGATCACCAGTGTCCAATGAACATGTGATCAGAGGACTTAATCATGTGGCAGTCACTAAACCTTCAATCTCAAGAGCAAGGCTGCCAAATTTCTCTACCTTCCTTTCATGGGAGGACAACTTCAACTTAGGAcattcctaaaaataaaaatataaatcatttaaacaataataagaaatacttatgaaaatattattaatttcaaaatataactacCTCTCCATTCCAAACTGTCACAATCACATGATGAACATAGTCCATCAAAATTGATGTGTCATGAGGCCCGCCGAAAAAACCCTCGGATCACTAACTATATCATTAGCATGTGCCTCTTGAGGTAGCTCATGGACCTCTTCAGCAGCATGATTCACATGCTCAACATCCTTAGCAATAGGTGCAGCTTGTCGTTGCCTACGTGTAGATGCTGTGAGCCTTCGTCGCTGGGACCTTCATTGACATCAGAACTTACTTCTCTACCTAAAGCTCTTTCTATAATCCTGCCTAAAGTCTGACCCAAACCTTTGGTTCTAATCTGCACATTAAAAGCATGATTAACAATTAATGACATCGTTCAAATAATCTGCACATTAAaaacatgattattttttttttacagtgcACATCACTAGTTGATgtacttttaaatatatgataaaaatccTACGacaatttcttaaatttttaataaatgagtatttttttacactaccaaatattatttatataaatatttattactattattgtcaaaaaaattatatcactacatcaataaaaaaattgtcatttacATATATAGATTTTCTTGTTACACTAATTTGTAcaatatatacttataaaaaataacaatcaatcatatttaaacattttacaaataaatatttcaaatttcaaatataatttaatttcttaaagaaaatagatcaattactttttttgaaattaattaattattaaaaacaaacttaaataagcaaataaaaataattaaataaataaatattaaaaaatccaataatttgttttataaaataaattttataacatctgaattattaaattattttttaaaaataaattattttgctattaattaattatttttaaaaaaatatacaaattagaaATTCGTATACACTATACGAATTGATAATTCATATGCCATACAGATTATCAATTCGTATGGTTTATATGGATTTCCAGCAACCAAAATTCACCAATGATGCCACAGGCTTACTGAGAGGGAAGGGAGACTTACGGTAGAGAGGCATGAGCGGGGGAGGCGGTGCGAAGACAAAAACAGACaaagaacaaagaagaaaaagcttGTACAGATGGCGTGCAAATAAAACAAGGGGAAaacgtttttaaaaattaagtaaaaagcATTTTTACCACTTCACATATTTTGTTGGGTGTATCAGCATTTCTGCTGGAGCCCAAAGCAATTGCCTCGATTTGCTGGCGAGGGTTATTGTGTCATTTTAACAAATAGATTGTGGGTGTTTCCTGGACTCGCATTTTCAGATCAGTTATCAAAAGATTTGTTATCATTCTCGTAGAGACTTCagatcagtttttttttattttatttttattacggTCTTGTTTTGATGCACAACAATTTATGACCCTTTGTGTTCCTCtaacttttttctcttcattccaaattaattaaaattttctcaacttcgaaaaagaaatcaacaaaCTAAATAAGAAGCACACGTCTGCAAGCTGGAACAGGTTCTCTGATGACTACTTCAAGCATGCTACGACGAGTTCTCCGTCTTTAGGACATATATCATATTCTGTTTGATGGCTACAATTCGCTTGCAGAGTTGGCTAAGAGGAAGAGGGCACGTGTGAAGTTCGCTAAGATGCAGTGCATGTTATCCCTTTAGTGCTAATTGTTTGTGCCACCATTCTTTGGCTTTGTACTGTGCAGGCACACCTTTgcctatattttgtttttaatgatattttgattgttaaaaagtgacaatttttaatcatcaatattttaaatttattgtttcaattaagaaaactaatgctaagaaaaaactgaaaaaagacCAAAAGATAacctttaaaaaacattaatgactaaaataaaacttttaaaacttaataaaccaaaatagaaaatactaataaaacataaaggaccaaaaatatcttttaatatatgATAAACACAATAATAAACAGAAATTGCTTTTAGTTTCAACTGCACTTGTAGTCTCTTAATTTGTGTGGTTTTGATTTCTAAAATTCTAATTGTTCATATTCGTACTCATTTAGTTCTCATTGTTTCACTATTTCAACACTTTGCACTCAACACTCAAATTTGTCCACAAATTTCCCAATCCCCCAATGTGTTGAAAGCAAGACTATGATACGTGAAATAGATGTGTCACCACACATGATATTTAAGTAGTAGTCCCAAATATGCTTGCACCAAGACATCCCACTAGGTATTCTATTTTTACGTGACCAAGTTGGTTAAAAGAATGGGGTTCTGTATATTTGATTACAATTAGTAAAATGATAATGTTTTGGGTGGACCTTCTAATACGATATTATCTATTGAGGAAATATTCAGTTATTAAACGAGTAATGGCCTCCTCCACAGGCACATATATAAAACCAAAGTGTTGATGGTGTAATGAAAACAGTTCACAAAGATAATGGTACAGTGAGtatcacatttaaaaaaaaaaaaaaaccttcaaaTCCACATTAGTAATCGTCACCCTTTGATATAACTTCTTTGCATGTTGGTCGGAGTAAGATTGTATGTTCGAATTGTGATACATAGCTTCCTTTCACATCACATAGAGGAGGATAAGGCTGcataaaaaaacacaagttTAGTCCTTCACAAGAATAATTTCAAACAGTTAAAACTAAGAaaacatacaaaattaaaagatatattgCACCAACTTGAAATAGAATCTGATGAATAACCTACAAGGCATGAACACCATTTTGGTGCACACCTATATTATCAGACATGTCCAATACAAACACTTGCAATTTACAACACGTGTTAGACCTATGTCAATCTGTGTCCCATTTAAAAATTCAGCACACAACTCAGATCCAACCATttaaaatcctcaatttttttccGACTGTACTTGACAAGTATaatagtttcatttacgttcaAAAGATCATATAATTATGTTAACAAGAACTTCATGTCTGCATTGAAATGTAACCTGCCAACGGATTTGGTGTTATAATATTGGATCAGAACTAAGTCAAATCAATCAAAGCTATCAAATTATTAGTAATCTACACTTTCAGGCTACAGTTCACAGTTACCAAACACTTCCTTTCAGACACCAATTACTTCTCATTGAAACCATTATAACAtgcattcaattttttaaaattaaaaaaatctttatatccTCATATTTCTTGGTGTTTATAGCTCCTGATGCATACCTGAACAACGCCAGAGTCACACAAGTTCTTTAATGCCATTAAGTACTTAGTCTCCCCTAGACGATCTAAATACCGCCTACAAAAGGCCAAAGTAGAGAAGTTCTTGTTAATAGTTGCTAACAGTTGCTTCGCTCTAGGCAATCTCAGTGGGATATGACCAACATCAAAATTTTTCATGTAGTGGCTGCATTCCAGGTCTTCTCGTACATATCCTTTCCCTGAACATAACGTACATAACATTTAAAGACCAAATACTGTATTATTCAAAGACAATATAACATCCAAAGAAACTACTATTACCCGTTGATGCAAAGGTTTCAATAGCAAAAAATTCACCCTCTTCCATCTTTGTCTGCTCcccacccttcacaatgggaaCCGATTTTCCAGCATGGATTTGGTAGCGACCAATGCTATGTCCATTCAAATTTCGTATACTCTTAACTGCAATGACATTCTCAATGTAATATATATCACATTCTAAATGATACATAATACTGGTAAACATTATACTATAGAATATGCagacaaatattataaatttggaAAAAATAATCCTTCATCCATTTTCACAACTTTTAGatctatatatcaataaattaaggCATCAATAGTTATGAACGGAAGTCAACAATATTGTTGCCTACAATGAAGTCAACTGGGTATGGATTTCTAAATGATAGAAGATCAACCTAGGTTACTTTGTTCTGTTTGAAggaaatcttatttcatggGAAAGTAAGAAATACAATGTTAGTGGTAGCAATAGCACTAAACTGggctattatataaatatatatcggACATATAAGGTTGGTTGAGTGGTTaacaaagaagagaaggtgGAAAAGATCGCAGGTTCGATCCCTCATGCTAAcataaactaacaattaacatttgctgatatatatatatatatacacaccagTTTATGTGGTTCAACCATTACTCACTTGTTCAACCATTACCCCAATGACCCAGTGCCCTCACTTCGAATTTTAAAACACTAGTTAGCTGTTAGCTAAGAAGTCTATAAATTCCCGTACATTTATGTTTCAAGTAATGAATCCTTTTATCATTTTCAGAAACTCCTTTTTCAGTTTTCTCCCTCTCTCAAAACCCTATCTCTGATTTGATTACAAACGTCGAACTGTAGAACTTATAAATCGTTTTCTCCGAGTTCCAAAATCCTCCAAGACTGACACTCAAACTGACTCTATTGTCTTTGTAGCAAATTTTGGTTATCATGGAGGGCAAGAACATGATCGTGGAAGGGGTTGCCATGCTAATAGACCACAATGCTCCCACCGTAAATGCACGGGACATATTCAAGGTCAATGCTACATTTTTGCATGGTTTTCCCAAAAAATGTGCCTCCATCTCAGGTGCTAGACTTCGAGAAAAAAGATTGAAACTCGAGTGTAAATTTATCAGATGTTGAGTACAAAGCATCTTGGATTTTAAACCCTGACACTTCTGCCTATACTGCTGGCAGTCCTCCCTTTTCTCAAACTCATCTCCCACAAAAAATCCTCAATTCATCACTCTCACATATGGCTctaaggttaatttttttttcaaaataattcacTCATACAGTTGGGGCCTAGTTCTGTTACTTCCACCCTAAGCTATCATTATTTTGTAACATCCATTGATGACTTTTAATTACAAGTCTGAATTGTTTGAAATCATTCGAAATTTTAGCTCAAGTTTTTACTCAATTTGGTCTCTCAATTAACATTTTAAGGAGTGATAATGTAATAGAATATTTTTGCAGCCTAATTCAACTCCAATGACATGATTCATCAATCTAGCTGCCCAAATACATCACACCAAAATGGCATTGCAGAGAGGAAACATCATGGTGTCATACTGAGAGCCAGCCTTATCATGCAAGGAGTCGCACTCAGTCAACATCCTGGTGTTGTGTTGTCTTGTGGTTCATGGTTTCTTGGAAGATGACCTTTTCTGTATCTTATTGCAGTCAGTGACAAAATTAATAAGAGGATATACGTGAAAGTGAAACTctaatgtcataataatatatttgatattagaGGAATGCTAACAACACACTTTCTTACACACACTATTATTGACTGAAATTTATGAAATCTACAAAATCATTAGATAAGTTCATTAAATAAGGTGTGGAACCGGCAAAATTTTGTGATTTCCAACAAATTTCAGCCAATAATTAGAGCATGTTGCTAGAACTTCTCTTGATATATGCACGAGTGttatgaattatatatttttaaattattaagagTAATATAATCCTCTTCTTCCTATTGAGATCTACACTCATTAGCATAAATATATACAGCAGGAAAAGATTTGGCTCAGTTGCCACTCTTTCCATTGTGAcaatcctttttctttttttcaataatatcaaaattaaagaaattgtaTGCAAGTTTCCTAGTCTTACCAACACATACACAAATCAGGTGCATTTATATCAATAGCAAACACTTCAATCATCAAACCATGCCATTGAAACAAAATTTACTAGATGATTTATTATGTTTGTCTGTGACATTAGGAAATATCAAGCACAAACCCTCGACAAAAGGGCCTTGATCAAGGAGCCTTCATTAGATAATACtgaaatgtaaattttaaatttgtttccaTTCTTACAATTCAATGCATGCAATATAGATTGAGAAATATATAATCCAAATAAAATGATCACAAAAAATAAGCACAACCATCCCTACAAGCTTCATACCTTGATACACCTTCCCGTTAATCTCAACTTCATAAGATTCCATGACCTCTTGAATTGCGGCACCAATGTCACAAAGGCGCACATCAATTCCAGCTTCCTAGATGGCAAGCCATAGCATGTTAGAGGAACCAGCAAATTACATGATTTAATTGGTGCATACCCAAAACATCACACCACACAGATTAAACAATAGAAATATGGAGGGGTAGGGATCAGAAGCCATTTATTAGGCTTCTGAAGCTTTTCCATAAAAGAGTTCTAAAGACAGAGAGAAACTGAGAAAATCTTTGTGAAAATAAAGTTGAGCATTCCTATTCTGATTTTCAGAATTCTCTGGTTCTGATTTATACAGGATTTAAGCTTTTCCAACAATCTTATAACTAGCTGAATGTTACAGAAAACTAACTTTCTAAcagaaatattaattgattgACCAAGGAACATTCTACAATCAACATTATAATGGACAACTAGTAAC belongs to Glycine soja cultivar W05 chromosome 5, ASM419377v2, whole genome shotgun sequence and includes:
- the LOC114411632 gene encoding probable galacturonosyltransferase 3, with product METNPLPLPLILFVFSLLFSALDSSDSKSSPLLYDCDQCHRTKERDVSTTRSRDEKDVGIIATYSDSASGHVRLARLKMRDLSDSWIWENPTHQYQKTSREFMESFQTESNPNHSTDEHYPEQSRVQIPRSSSMTMTPMKIKRRVMRQDRRKARAAELTREDKENDDHIVSAAIEHTEGFDTTIKGKYGIWRREYENPNSDSTLKLMQDQIIMAKAYANIAKSKNKTVLYEALIKHSRDSQQAIGEASSDTELHLGALDRAKAMGHVLSIAKDQLYDCLLVSRKLRAMLQSTEDKVNIQKKRSAFLIQLAAKTVPRPLHCLPLQLAANYYLQGYHKKGNLDKEKIEDPSLYHYAIFSDNVLAASVVVNSTVQNAKEPEKHVFHIVTDKLNFAAMRMWFLINPPSKATIEVQNVDDFKWLNSSYCSVLRQLESARIKEYYFKANHPSSLSVGSDNLKYRNPKYLSMLNHLRFYLPEVYPKLNRILFLDDDIVVQRDLTPLWSIDLKGMVNGAVETCKESFHRFDKYLNFSNPLISNNFSPEACGWAFGMNMFDLKEWKKRNITGIYHRWQDMNEDRTLWKLGTLPPGLITFYNLTYPLDRGWHVLGLGYDPALNLTEIENGAVIHYNGNYKPWLNLAVSKYKSYWSRYVMFDNPYLRVCNLSE